A single region of the Nitrospinota bacterium genome encodes:
- a CDS encoding homocysteine S-methyltransferase family protein, which translates to MKFMDRLRKEVMIIDGSMGVFLQSEGLPSGYAPDLWNLERPDLIAKVHKTYLDAGSQIVITNSFGATSPRLADYDAERKVREINHAAVANARKGVGDKAYVAGGMGPSGKMIAPIGDVSFKEAIAIFSEQASALVEAGCDLLIIETMFDLMEAKAAIIACNDFRKDIPLICSMTYSAGGLTDTGTTPEAAAAVMEGLGVDVIGVNCSTGPDEMLPVIERLGKSTKLPIMVEPNAGLPVMEKGQTVFKESSDVLAGYAGKFVDLGANIIGGCCGTKPDYIEKISKLVKGKPPAPRSGHTGVVIASRSNVVWIGAGHPFLKIGEKINPTGKKKFSQAIKEGRLDMVLATAREQEENGAMALDVNVGVPLIDEPGMMGKAITALQNVTRLPLVIDSSNNHALETGLDFYGGRALVNSVNAEPEKLEAVLPMVKRAGAAVMALCAGEEIPESAEKRFQFAKTILDRALSLGMRREDIVFDCLAVVASAMQNGARETLKLVKMIREELGCSTTLGISNTSFGLPDRPSINNYYLAMAMGEGLDAAIVNPYSAGMHKAVASASIFTGRDEGCKSYIEFATHYESGDGTDTLRKTAGSDVEEKPKKKMTTREEVYSAVLEGEKDSIHALINRALEEKIPALELFMDIMTPAIRQLGDLFGAKKKFIPHLVASADTMKKGMSILTPILLSGGSVEKKGTIIFATVKGDVHDIGKNVCCIMLENFGWKVVDLGRSVPMEDIFEAAEKHKADILALSALMTTTMVRMPEIIDEVKKRKLPYKVMVGGAVVTKSFADEIGADGYGKDVGEVAGLAESLLVK; encoded by the coding sequence ATGAAATTCATGGACAGACTCCGCAAGGAGGTAATGATAATCGACGGCTCGATGGGGGTATTCCTCCAGTCGGAAGGACTCCCAAGCGGATACGCCCCCGACCTCTGGAATCTTGAGAGACCTGATCTGATAGCCAAGGTTCACAAGACCTACCTCGACGCGGGATCACAGATAGTTATTACAAACTCGTTCGGCGCGACATCTCCGAGGCTTGCCGACTACGACGCTGAAAGAAAAGTACGTGAAATAAATCACGCCGCCGTCGCGAACGCGCGCAAAGGGGTAGGGGACAAGGCGTACGTTGCCGGCGGGATGGGTCCCTCGGGCAAAATGATAGCTCCAATAGGTGACGTATCCTTCAAGGAAGCTATTGCGATATTCAGCGAGCAGGCGTCCGCGCTTGTCGAGGCTGGTTGCGATCTCCTGATAATAGAAACAATGTTCGACCTCATGGAGGCAAAAGCCGCCATCATAGCGTGCAACGATTTCCGCAAGGATATCCCTCTCATCTGTTCGATGACATATTCCGCTGGCGGGCTTACCGATACCGGGACGACGCCCGAAGCGGCCGCCGCTGTCATGGAAGGTCTCGGCGTGGACGTTATAGGTGTGAACTGCTCCACCGGCCCGGACGAAATGCTCCCGGTTATCGAAAGGCTCGGCAAGTCCACAAAACTCCCGATAATGGTAGAGCCGAACGCAGGTCTGCCGGTGATGGAGAAGGGACAGACAGTATTCAAGGAGTCGTCCGATGTCCTGGCCGGTTACGCCGGAAAGTTCGTCGATCTCGGAGCGAACATCATCGGAGGCTGTTGCGGCACAAAGCCGGACTATATAGAAAAGATAAGCAAACTTGTAAAAGGGAAACCTCCAGCCCCCAGAAGCGGGCATACCGGCGTGGTGATAGCCTCGCGCTCGAATGTCGTCTGGATCGGAGCGGGACATCCTTTCCTGAAAATAGGGGAGAAGATAAATCCCACTGGTAAAAAGAAATTTTCGCAGGCGATCAAGGAAGGGCGGCTCGACATGGTGCTCGCCACCGCCAGAGAGCAGGAAGAGAACGGCGCCATGGCGCTCGACGTAAATGTCGGCGTACCGCTTATAGACGAACCGGGGATGATGGGGAAGGCGATCACCGCCTTGCAGAATGTTACGAGACTGCCGCTGGTCATAGATTCTTCGAATAATCACGCCCTTGAAACCGGCCTCGACTTTTACGGCGGGCGCGCGCTTGTGAACTCCGTCAACGCCGAGCCTGAAAAGCTCGAAGCCGTTCTGCCTATGGTGAAAAGGGCGGGCGCGGCTGTGATGGCGCTCTGCGCGGGGGAAGAGATACCTGAATCGGCAGAGAAGCGTTTCCAGTTCGCAAAGACCATTCTCGACCGCGCGCTTTCGCTTGGCATGAGGAGGGAAGATATAGTTTTCGACTGTCTGGCGGTTGTCGCTTCCGCGATGCAGAATGGCGCAAGGGAGACTCTCAAACTCGTGAAGATGATAAGGGAAGAGCTCGGCTGTTCGACCACGCTCGGCATTTCGAATACGTCGTTCGGTCTACCGGACAGGCCGTCGATAAACAACTACTACCTCGCCATGGCAATGGGCGAAGGGCTCGACGCCGCGATAGTAAATCCATACTCGGCGGGGATGCACAAGGCCGTCGCCTCCGCCTCGATATTCACGGGACGGGATGAAGGGTGCAAGAGCTACATCGAGTTCGCGACGCATTACGAATCGGGTGATGGTACCGACACTCTGAGAAAGACCGCCGGCTCCGATGTGGAGGAGAAACCGAAAAAGAAGATGACGACGCGGGAAGAGGTCTACTCCGCCGTTCTTGAAGGGGAGAAAGATTCGATACACGCGCTGATAAACAGGGCGCTGGAGGAGAAGATACCGGCGCTTGAACTTTTCATGGATATCATGACTCCTGCCATACGGCAGCTCGGGGATCTCTTCGGCGCTAAAAAGAAATTCATCCCGCACCTGGTCGCCTCCGCCGATACGATGAAAAAGGGGATGTCAATACTCACCCCGATACTCCTTTCGGGCGGGTCGGTGGAGAAGAAGGGGACTATCATTTTCGCCACGGTAAAGGGTGACGTGCACGATATAGGGAAGAACGTCTGCTGTATAATGCTTGAGAACTTCGGATGGAAGGTTGTCGACCTGGGGCGCTCGGTCCCTATGGAGGATATCTTCGAGGCGGCGGAAAAGCACAAGGCCGATATACTCGCGCTCTCGGCGCTAATGACGACCACGATGGTGCGTATGCCGGAGATAATCGATGAAGTGAAAAAACGCAAACTCCCATACAAGGTTATGGTCGGCGGAGCGGTCGTCACGAAGTCGTTCGCCGACGAGATAGGGGCAGACGGATACGGCAAGGATGTAGGCGAAGTAGCGGGCCTGGCGGAGAGCCTTCTGGTAAAATGA